The proteins below come from a single Vicugna pacos chromosome 13, VicPac4, whole genome shotgun sequence genomic window:
- the BEST4 gene encoding bestrophin-4: MTVSYTLKVAEARFGGFSGLLLRWRGSIYKLLYKEFLLFIALYALLSITYRLLLTQEQRHVYAQVARYCNRSADLIPLSFVLGFYVTLVVNRWWAQYTSIPLPDQLMCVISASVHGVDQRGRLLRRTLIRYANLASVLVLRSVSTRVLKRFPTMEHVVDAGFMSQEERKKFESLKSDFNKYWVPCVWFTNLAAQARRDGRIRDDIALCLLLEELNKYRAKCSMLFHYDWISIPLVYTQVVTIAVYSFFALSLVGRQFVEPEAGAAKPQEPLEPGTTLGDLDMYVPLTTLLQFFFYAGWLKVAEQIINPFGEDDDDFETNQLIDRNLQVSLLSVDDMYQNLPPAEKDLYWDEDSAQPPYTVATVGESMRPSFLGSTFNLRMSDDPEQNLQVEVSPGPARPVPAAQTPLLGRFLGVGAPSPAISLRNFGRIRGPPRTPHLLRFRAEEGGDLEAADRIDEEASGSGDEAQEP; the protein is encoded by the exons ATGACGGTTTCATACACCCTCAAAGTGGCGGAGGCCCGCTTTGGAGGCTTCTCGGGCCTGCTTCTCCGCTGGAGGGGAAGCATCTACAAGCTCCTCTACAAGGAGTTCCTCCTGTTCATCGCCCTGTATGCTCTGCTCAGCATCACCTACCG GTTGCTGCTGACCCAGGAGCAGAGGCATGTCTATGCTCAGGTGGCCCGATACTGCAACCGCTCTGCAGACCTCATCCCCTTGTCTTTTGTACTGG GTTTCTACGTGACCTTGGTGGTGAACCGCTGGTGGGCCCAGTACACAAGTATTCCACTGCCGGACCAGCTGATGTGCGTCATCTCGGCCAGTGTGCACGGCGTGGACCAGCGCGGCCGCCTGCTGCGCCGCACCCTCATCCGCTACGCCAACCTGGCGTCGGTGCTGGTGCTGCGCTCGGTCAGCACCCGCGTGCTCAAGCGCTTCCCCACCATGGAGCACGTGGTGGATGCAG GTTTCATGTcgcaggaagagaggaaaaagttTGAGAGCCTGAAATCTGACTTCAACAAGTACTGGGTCCCCTGCGTCTGGTTCACCAACCTGGCAGCCCAGGCCCGGAGGGATGGGAGAATCCGTGATGATATTGCTCTCTGCCTGCTCCTGGAA GAGCTGAACAAGTACCGGGCCAAGTGCAGCATGCTGTTCCACTATGACTGGATCAGCATCCCCCTCGTCTACACCCAA GTGGTGACCATAGCAGTGTATTCCTTCTTTGCCCTTTCCCTGGTTGGCCGCCAGTTTGTGGAGCCAGAGGCAGGGGCTGCCAAACCTCAGGAGCCTCTGGAGCCAGGGACCACCCTGGGGGACCTGGACATGTATGTGCCTCTCACCACTCTGCTGCAGTTCTTCTTCTACGCTGGCTGGCTCAAG GTGGCGGAACAGATCATCAATCCCTTTGGTGAGGATGATGACgactttgaaaccaaccagctcaTAGATCGTAACTTGCAG GTGTCCCTGCTGTCTGTGGACGACATGTACCAGAACCTACCTCCCGCAGAGAAGGACCTGTACTGGGACGAAGACTCGGCGCAGCCACCCTACACTGTGGCCACGGTGGGCGAGTCGATGCGGCCCTCCTTCCTGGGCTCCACCTTCAACCTGCG CATGAGCGACGACCCAGAGCAGAATCTGCAGGTGGAGGTGTCCCCCGGGCCCGCCCGGCCGGTTCCTGCCGCGCAGACCCCGCTGCTCGGCCGCTTCCTGGGAGTTGGAGCGCCCTCTCCTGCCATCAGCCTCCGGAACTTCGGCCGCATACGGGGACCCCCTCGGACCCCTCATCTGCTGCGCTTCCGGGCGGAGGAGGGCGGCGACCTTGAGGCCGCGGACCGCATCGATGAAGAGGCATCGGGGTCAGGGGATGAAGCCCAGGAACCCTGA
- the RPS8 gene encoding small ribosomal subunit protein eS8: protein MGISRDNWHKRRKTGGKRKPYHKKRKYELGRPAANTKIGPRRIHTVRVRGGNKKYRALRLDVGNFSWGSECCTRKTRIIDVVYNASNNELVRTKTLVKNCIVLIDSTPYRQWYESHYALPLGRKKGAKLTPEEEEILNKKRSKKIQKKYDERKKNAKISSLLEEQFQQGKLLACIASRPGQCGRADGYVLEGKELEFYLRKIKARKGK from the exons ATGG GCATCTCTCGGGACAACTGGCACAAGCGCCGCAAGACCGGGGGTAAGAGAAAGCCCTACCACAAGAAGCGGAAGTATGAACTGGGACGCCCCGCAGCCAATACCAAG ATTGGCCCTCGCCGCATACACACAGTCCGTGTGCGGGGAGGCAACAAGAAGTACCGGGCCTTGAGGCTGGACGTGGGGAACTTCTCCTGGGGCTCCGAGT GCTGTACACGCAAGACAAGGATTATAGATGTTGTCTACAATGCATCCAACAATGAGCTGGTCCGCACCAAGACCCTGGTGAAGAACTGCATTGTGCTCATTGACAGCACACCGTACCGACAGTGGTACGAGTCCCACTATGCACTGCCCCTGGGCCGCAAGAAGGGGGCCAAGCTG aCTCCTGAGGAGGAAGAGATCTTAAACAAAAAACgatcaaagaaaattcaaaagaaatatgATGAACGGAAAAAGAATGCCAAAATCAGCAGTCTTCTAGAGGAGCAGTTCCAGCAGGGCAAGCTTCTTG CATGCATCGCTTCAAGACCGGGCCAGTGTGGCCGAGCAGATGGCTATGTGCTAGAGGGCAAGGAGCTGGAGTTCTATCTGAGGAAGATCAAGGCCCGGAAAGGCAAATAA